One window from the genome of Elaeis guineensis isolate ETL-2024a chromosome 5, EG11, whole genome shotgun sequence encodes:
- the LOC105045196 gene encoding uncharacterized protein: MVEKGPGAPPHGLLLAVVVGVVVAVPFLLGDGGEALLEAISELVTPAGLLLLPVTLILVIRFLSSDRGTAFSDIFSFGSPDSIHRVGGSPIGVALVLFLLLFLLYNRISLFGGGDDSGE, encoded by the coding sequence ATGGTGGAGAAAGGGCCGGGAGCGCCGCCGCACGGTCTGCTATTAGCAGTGGTGGTAGGAGTGGTGGTGGCAGTGCCATTCCTCCTCGGCGACGGTGGCGAAGCACTGTTAGAAGCCATCTCCGAACTCGTAACTCCCGCGGGGCTTCTACTCCTTCCAGTTACTCTCATACTTGTAATCCGGTTCTTGTCGTCGGATCGCGGCACCgccttctccgacatcttctcctTCGGCTCCCCGGACTCCATCCACCGCGTCGGCGGGTCTCCTATCGGCGTCGCGCTCGTGTtgttcctcctcctcttcctcctctacaACCGCATATCCCTCTTCGGCGGCGGCGATGACTCGGGTGAGTAG